tatttcatttttcgaatgttcaaccttttaggaacgcgtgtttaaaaggagattttgaaattcgtaaaattgtcgaagttataggcatttgagtagcggcgaatgcgtgggtaacacccggccactcggcacccaagtaaaagtttaaacgcgtttttctcgaaacagtgttctaaaaaacggtggaacctgtatctccaaaagttattatacgattcgactgatttttttttattttgaagaatatacttctggctagggggatagtagaaaaaaatacaaaaagttgaaaatttataattttcaaaggcgttgaaagaacgaaaaatataggggaaaagtgatttcaaacttcaagtcgttattttcttaaaaaatgtcatttttgtatttttttctggtttctctcctagccagaagtatattcttcaaaataaaaaaagtttcagtcgaatcggataataacttttagggatacaggtcccaccaattttgatcaattttttgacgccttgacattaacgactccccagtgccgtctgtaatttgattaattataaaacaaaaaatatatttctataatttagaaaagatttcgttagtatattaatgtatcctcaggttgacggagagaattttcaaaaatattaatttaaaacaaaatggcggcaatttaaagttgaaatcctgtttttttcgcgtgattttgcacgaaaaaaatcagaatttcaattttaaatagccgccattttgttttaaattaatatttttgaaaattctctccgtcaacctgaggatacattaatatactaacgaaatcttttttgttttttgattttagataatctggttccgaatggcaatgctgaccgcaaaaccaaattattaaaaatgcttcttggatgtcggttgttactttattataaacgtgaatatttttctacgaaaaaattaccaaatgttctttaaatgttgctcttttaagcgcaaaaagttttgtaaaactatacgcttccgctttttaaaaaaaaattcacaaacattctcttcttttcggccgcctgactaggtataatctcTTAAATCCACGTCCCGTCCCTTCATCCCCCAACTAAAGCGTGTAAACATCTTTAAATACCAGCTATTGCGTTAGTGCGACCGATTTATTCGAAAGAGAATCCCTCCTCGACAAATCGCGGTGTTCTTCGTCGCCGTTAGCCTCTCGAACTTTCCTTCGACCGTCACCGCGCGCCCGAACATGACGGTTCCACATAAAAGGAGGCGGTGACATCATCGATGTCCGGGATCGCGCGATCTCCGTTTCCCTCGCGAAAGAGTCGAATTCAGAGCGGGACTGCGCGTACGTGCAAGCAACGCGCCGGCACGTGAACGAGATACGAGCTGTACGCGCCAGTTTTTACAACAAACATCGTGCTGGACTTTCAGCTTCGCGCGATCCAGTTCATGACTGGCGGCCATCGGCGTTCAACGCGAAAAACAAGCTCGCCCAAGTGGTACGAGAGCCCAGCGATTAACGACACCCGGGGCCCGGACCGAAGTGATTTCGGTAATCGACGATAGCTATCTGAAGCAGCCGGGGCCGATTTTATCTGGCGCCCGGAAGCTCCTTGCCCTAGAAGCGGGGCGACGCGATGCTACGAGCCTACCAACGATCGCGGCAGACTTTTCCATCGGGCATGTTTATTATCGTCACGTAATCACAATGGCGGAATTGATATTCGTAGGAAGCCGGTCTATCGCGGCGTTATCTGGAATTTCAAGCGACTGTTCATGAATGAACAGAGGGACGAGCAGAAGCGGGAGGAGGGGGGGCTTCGTTCGCACGAAATTTATGGTGAATGCAGCTCGTTGTCTCCATGGTACAATGCCTGTCGTTATGCCGTTCACTTTTATTGCGTTCGTGCGAAACTGCATCGTTGCGGCGGAACGGCACGGGATAAGCTTCTCCCTTGATGCTCTATCCCTATTATCCCCCGAATAAAACGAACGGGCGAACGTCGATGCTGATCGCTCTAACGGTTACGcgtgtagggtagggtggggctaaaagttctGTTTTTCATAtcaacctatgtaaaatttagtaataacaatccaGAGATATCTGGTGCtcttttgtataaactataactattatacTTTACGGTCACGAAGTTGGTTTGTTGGTATTGTTaatttctgttgagttataccacaaaatgattgtcaatgcaaaatggacttcttgccccacgCACGGGGCAAAAGGCCCCTGatgtcttttcgtgtaatattaaactaaataagtaaaaaactcttctcaaatcaacaaatatttattaaaccaattctttttggtacctATAGATAGAATATTGAAACgaaagcatgacttctttaataaaaaataaaaatataagtcgaaGCTTCACTTtgaattaaaaactaaaaaaaaaatcgctcaactataacgaaaacactatttaaagactttggcatcatttctttatactttggccgtcttattatgaaaacaaataataaaatatatgttttcagtcTGAGAGACTTTTagccccaatggtacctctatagtttctgcgatgtatacgttagaaaatattatcattcagcaataaacaatatcatgcacacattactaaagaaacatacaatcttaacgtaccTACTCGGCTGATGcgcttttaaactgtggtttacttcgtatGAAACAACAAAGACGACGCAAGTATTTCTTTTGgatttcgataaataaaacaacaaaggcgtcgtgtaattcgcacgaacgtccagCAGCGACTGGGGACTCTGtggtcacctccgtttcttctcgccttttgcatagtactagctttactactcggcttcgcccgaaatttagattctgattttataaaagaaaatattttttaaatttttttttggtgaaaacaGTCACAaatatctggattagccaggcgtGATGAGCCGAGGTACAATTCGTGATCCCCGAGTtgaccgttcgaaagtttctaGGCGacggacaaacacacaaacatgcgAAAGACTTTCTGCTTTCTAGTACAAGatactgcgaaactcaataGAGACTTTGGAATAGAGActttgaattcgggacttttagccccaccttACCCTACGTACGTACGCGTGCTTGCGCGCCGTCGTTATTTTTAATACGGGACATTCGTGGGCGTTGTTCCACTATTATGTCGGGCGGGCCGGAATTGGGTCAACGAGGTGTCACTACGCGCGGCGAACTGGGTCGCGGTGCGCGTCCACGAACCGCGGGCGCTGAGCGGCTGCTTCCACGGAAATCGACCGTCGCGGAATTAACGCGCATCGGAGAAAGTGAGTTAGGCGTCGACGCGCGAAACTGCCGTCGTCGGAATTCGCTCCGCGAATTATCTTTTCGGGTCGCGTTGCTCAGCGATACGGGGCCGCGCAATGGAAACATAAACAGTCGCTCCTCTCGCCGGGCGAAAAAAGCTGGCTTGACGCTGAAATCGGGTTACGCGTCGCCCTCCATCTTCCTCCCACGACTGGTTTCCGTGGCGAGATTTCGCCAGCGAGAGATAGGACACGACGGGCATAGCGGAAAGAGATGAATCGAGCCTGGGGGAGATACTGCTCGTCGACTGACCTTGCACTTGACGAAGCTATCCGCGTGGCTATACCCGCGCGATGACGGCATCGACGATGATGCCGGGGCGACCGACGCCGACCAAGACTTTCCTTTTCGATTTCGTTTTCTTTCGCGCTGCTCCTCCTGGGCCGGAGTCCTTGGCTGTGGCCAGCCTCGATAACGCTACTCGCGCGTAGTAAACGCGCGCCGCTTTATCACCCGTTCGTGTATTCGCCGGCTATCGTTCCTCGCTTAATATCCGAGAGGTGAGTCACTTCGTCGTCGCTCCGTATCATCCGCGTCTCGTCCACGGAACTTTTCAACCATCCTCGCCGTCCCGTCCGTTTCGAAGCACGGCAAACTCTCCCCGAAGAGTGGCGACCTTGCGCGCTCGTCTTTCTCGGAACGAATCGGTGCATCGGCAAATTGGACGGCCAGACGCATCTGGCCCCGTCCGTTCACTCGAAGAACTTGTTTTTCGACCGCCTACCCCGCCTGTATTCACTGTATTCACCGGGACTTCTTTCGAGCGCTCAATGAATGACACGCCTCGTTCACGCTACGGGGCTATTCACCACGGGGTAATAACGTTTGCTTTAAAAACGAACGGGATCCGACAGCAGCTGGAGCCGGCCGGGCTAGGGTCGACGATAATTTCGCGATAACGAGGCTTCGGGAAGATCAGCCCGCAGACGCGTGCTCCGAAATAGGTGAGGCCAACGAGGATCAAGATTCTTAGCATTGGGATTTTCTAATCAGACACTCTTTGCGCGGGTTCCACAAGCTCGCCAGCAAGTGAGACAGAATTCTCGTGTGTAAGGGACGTCGTAGATAAATGAGACTCTGCTCCAATAATTTCGCGAGCCGTGCACAACATCGCTTTGTTTACGAGAAAGTAGATACAGTTTTTCTGCCACGCGCATCTGCTCGCAAATTAAAAGATATCGTATCAGTGTGACGTTGCAACTGCAGTCCACAGAGGTCAGGCTGAATCTCGCAAGCTCCTCTATGTCATCGCCTGTTAAAGACGAAGGCAAGGACACTCGACACCGTGCGCGTCTACTCGAATTAATGATAGCGTATCAGCGTGACGTCGCAGCTACAGCCAACACACGTAGGGCCGGCTGTATCACAATTACTCTCCTAATCTCCCGCTGAAGCAAGAAACACTCGACTTTCCCCTGCGAAACGATCTCGAACGATCTAGGCGATTTCCCAGGTAATTACGAGGCGTCGTTTATCTAATATTTGCGCGGCGCGAAAATCGCTCGGCGCTGGAGGAGCGATTATTAAAGGCGGCCGGGGAGACGCTTCTCGGAGGAAATTAGATCGGGAACGCGAGCACTCGCGCTAATGGATGCGTTTAAATGGGCGAAGTTGGCAATTTATTTGCATAGCACGTGGCCAGCCGTAGGCGGCCGTCAGAGGACCCGCTGCGCGGGATCAGAGTATCCGGGGCTTTCTTCCCCAGAATCCTCCAGTGATCATCGCCAGCATGGAGGACCGAAGGAACCGACGGGGTGGGACGCCTAACATCGATCAAACGACGCATGACATCGCGCAACGCTGAGGGACAGGGATCCCCACCCCGGAAGAAAGCGGCTCGGACGAACGAAACGACTTCCGGCGAACGCTGGCGATCCGCGAATGGCCGCGGTGCTCGTGGAACGTGTGGAAACGTCCACGATGAGCAAACGGCTCGAGAGATTCTCGGCGCGGCGTCGGTGGGTCAGAAAAATGGGTGGCCTTCGGGACGATCGTGGGCCAACGACACTTAAATAACACGATGGCGCAAACATTCGCGCCTCTGAATATTTAACAGGGCCCGGCATACGAGTTCCCGTAACAGGATGGCGATGTTTACGTTGACGAACACTCGTACAGGCTGTTCCAAGGAGGCTGATCGGAGCACCGCGTGTGTACCGCGTAGCCAGAGTAGGGAAACGCGTCTCTAGGAACGTGGGTTCAAGGTCGATCCTTCCTGCCAGTGATTGGAAGGGTCCTCCGTGCCGTTTCCCTCGTTTCGAAACACAGAGCTCGCGGCAGAAGTCTCGATCAATCTCTTTGAAGTCCCCTGTATTGCCAACGCCTCCGACCCATTCTCCGCCGTTCCGTCAAAGCAAAACACTCGAGGAGAATTAATTATGCGATGGACGTGCGGTGATCGGGCCCGTTTCGTTCGGGCGATAAACGAGGAAGGGCCCTGGCGGTGTTCCTCCGACAGGATCTCACGCGTGGCGAACGCGACGATATTAACAATAGGCGCCGAGCACCCTCTTTTCGCGATATCGACCCGGCGGTGTGCGTGCGCGCGATATCGTGCGCTCTTAATTCGAGGTGCTCCGAATGCACGCGCACAGACGGACAGAGGCGCGAGAGGTTTCCGCGGGCCTGCCAAGTATCGGGTTACGAAATGTATACGCAGAGTGCACTTGCAGGGGATCCCTGCCGCCGCTGCTCGGCATAGCGAGAGACTTTGAGCAGGAACAACGGGCTGGAGAAACCGGGGCCTCCGCTGGCCGATTCTAGAAAAACTCGTCCGTCCGTCTATATAGCTACATAGGCAGAACGAGAGGCCCGGCGAGGCTAGAGCGAACCTCGAGCTCCATCCGGCTGGGCCCGCTCGTTCACGCTCTGGGAACCTTCGATTTTATTGACAGGGCCGAGTATTAAGCATCGCGCTGTTAATCGAACGATGCTGACGACCTTAAAGAGATACGCACATCCCGAGCCGCGGTGGTCGTCGCGCTCGTCGCCCGATGCGTGTCGTCGGCCATGGGAGCGGGCAGATaggcagagagaaagagagggaggatGGGAGGTGAAGCTAGAGGGCTAGAGGGCCAGAGGGGGCGGTAGGGGTGAAGACTATATTGATCACTGACCTTTCCTGCGGCCGAATGGTCCGAAGAACGTGCCGTTCTTGCCGATGACGTTATCGTCGATGTACTTGAGCAGTTTCGTGGTATCCTCCCCTTTCCTGGCGGCGATCGACTTGATGGGACGGGGCGGCACGATCCTctggccgccgccgccgccgacgGTGCTTGTGGTGGTCGCCGTGGACGTGGTGGCCGTGGTCGACGTGGACGTGGACGCGCCGGTGGCCGGCTGGGCGGCTAGGCCAGCGCAGCTAGCGTTTCCGCTCGTCGAGCACGTAGTTTCCTCCGCGAGGGAGTTAATCCTCCGCTGCGATCCACTCCAGCCCTTGCCGCACGAGATCTTCACCGAGCAGCTCATTCTCTCATAGCAGGCGAGATCCTCTCTCAGTGTGCATAGTAGAGGAAGCCTAGAAGCGACGCGCGCGGTAACGCACTCGAACGTTGCATGCACTCCCCGAGAGACGGCGGAACCGTGTGCGCGTGCTGCCTGATCGGAACTCGTCACTAGAGCGACGGCAGTAGGAGCATCCTccgaacgagagcgagcgatgGCCGTGCCCCGGTCCCCTTTCCCTCTTCTTCCTTTTACTTGGGTACACTGGGTCGACACGTGCTTCTCGGTGGGGACGTTAATTGCAACGCCGCGACACGAAACGGAGCAACGATGCCACTGTCGCGGGAAACGAGAACGTAGGGAGCAACGGGAGCGAGAGATCGatctctcttctttttcttttttttttcgcaccTTTCTCTCTTGATTGCACGCGATCCCGTCTTGTCAGGCGCGTTTAGCGATACAATGGAGCCGCGTCGTTTGTCGGGATCGGTTCCTCCAGTGTCTGACCAATGCTGCGATACGCTCGGTCGGGTTACGTGCTCCGCTGATACAACCTCCTTCAACGTTGAGGCGAGACTGAACGTCTAGTGGACGGGCTGCCCGGTTCGCCAATGACGTCACATGGCCACGCAGGCGCCGTCGAGTCTCGCGTCGCTTCGGGGCATCTTCTCTGGGTCGACTCTGTATCGCGATACCGCGAAAACATAGAGCGCGGTCTTCCGCGAAACGAAACGCGGATTCGGATTAAACCGCGCGTGAAATTTTGCATTTCATTCCGGACGCTTCGTCCAACAGGCAAGCGCGTCGACAATAGAGCGGCGAGGCACGCCGTGTCGTGCAATTGCTGCTCATTCAATGTGTAGGTACACGCCGTTCCCAGTACCTTGTGCGCATTCATGTATGTTAATGGACCCGTTCACACGAGAGAATAATGcagttttaatacaaaatttcgaATATGCATGGTGTAAGGTGGGGGTGAAAATCCCGTTTTTTATATAAACCTAtgtcaaatttagtaataacaaccTAGAGGTATACGGtgttattttatataaactacaactattatgctttacttttACAAAGTTGTTGGTTAATAGTGCTATTTGTTGTTGAGTTATATCACAAAATGTGTATCAATTCAaaatggactttttgccccgGGTATGGGCTTGGGGTAGAAAGTCCTTAATATTTTCGAACTAGCTTTTCGCGTAACataaaacaaaataagtaaaaagttttgaaatcaacaaatatttattaaaccaatttttttggtatacaatattgaaaggaattACTGCGGCTACCACTTTTTAAACAAAGGAATGACAATACAGGACACAGATTCAGCTTGAACAAAAAACTGCACTATAATCGTGGCTCAACATAAAGATATAACTGTCTTTTAAGCACTTTGGCCTTATTTCTTAGACtcgaattattttaatataaaaaaaaaacaggaaaaaaagaTAATTTATGACTTTACTAATTGATTTGCTTCAACAAAGACAACCActctttttattatattaacgtGTCTTCTTTAACAAAAGGTAACCATTGCCATAAACATAGTTACGCTGCAATAATCAATCGATGGTTTACGAATGGAGATTTTgcattcgggactttttacccgacGGATTTTTAGCCCCACTCTACCCTACTGTGTAGTAGCTTGGGTGAAAAAGGGTGTAACATAAATAGAAGTTAACGTTCTTATATTTCCCGAACTACAAGCAGCACAAGTCGTGCAACGACGGAAAGATTCCAGCATTCCACTAAACCTGAGCTTGTAAACATTATTTGACATTCATTGAACACGATAACGGAATGTAAACAACAGTAATTGGATACCAAATACTGGTGGGAGTGATATCAACTCTTCTTACGATTAGTATATCAGGCATTTTAAGACACGTTTAGCAATTACTGAGACTCCGCGTAGCAGAAAACATATTTCTTTTCTTCGTATTTTATTGCTTGATCTCTTCGCCTCTTACAAATGACCATTTTAGAATGCAACAGCGTGCGAAGGCACGGTCTAGCAGCCGAGCAAGTGCTCCGATTTACCAGAAACTCCCTCGCCCATCGTCCTCCAAACACAGAGGTAACTTTTGTGGCCTATTTGCTCACTTTTATCGCCACAAGTCCCTTCCCTATCACAGGGAGGCTTTTATTCCCGTTCAGTGAGCACTGCCCATTTTACGATCCACGCTCGCAATCGGTGGCCATATGGCCAAACACCACCAATATAGGTCACGTGGAGCGCACGTGCCTGTCTCTCATTAACCGGGAACTAATTGCGATTATTAACCTCCAGTTCGGTAGAATTTCCACGGTAATGCAGGGCGATAAAACGGTGCGCTGCAAAATTCTAAGCTGCGACAGCGTACGTTTGCTTTGTTCTGAAAACTACTGCGTATTATCGCCGTCGCGCGTGTGGCATGAAATACGAAAACAAGCAGACGAATAAATAATCGACAGACCGGGAATCGTTGACTTCTGTACACCTCGTGCCGCATAATCGTCGAGTAATGAACCGGAAACGAACCTATCATCGGACGACGATAAACGACacgcttcttttttttgttatcGGTTACGTGCGCGTAATTAAGGAACAGCGAAATCTCGCGGCCGTCGCGTTTTCCTTTATATTTCCCAGGAATATTAAACGTCGCAGTGGCGAGCGTCACCGGGGGAAATAAACGATGCAAATTGCCCCCTTAGGATCGATGAATGAGGAAGCGAGGCAATCGCTTCCTTAAAATCTATCCCGGCTGCAATATTCTTTCCCTCGTGTCCGGCTGGAAACCGTAAAGAGGCTTTGACCCTCGAACCACTGCTCCCGACGATTTATTATACTTTGCACCGAGCTTTTTCGCGACTCGCTCTCCAACGACTTGACCCCGGGATATACGTATATATTTAATAAGCCGTGACACTTCGCGGCTTCCACGTGAGTCGAAACACACGTATGCTTACTCGCATGCGCCGCTATCATTGCCACCTTCCATTGTTACGAGAAACCAACAGATTTCGCCTGAATCACTGCGTGCACGCACACGCGATTCGAGGTCTACAACGAAATCAAAGGAGGAAAGTAAACCGTTCCCTTCCTTGCGATCTTACTGCCGGCGTGATTACGCGATCGATAGACGCGTCCAGCCGTGATAAATGCACGGACGGCGGAGTCACGAGTCACGCGTAATGACTTTCGCCGAATCAACAGATAGTGCAACACATGTTTACGCCTCCGACAGCCGCTCTTCACGTGACCCTAGCATGCAAATGTCCTTACGGCTGAGTAATTAGCTGGGCGAATGTGTGTCAGAGGGGTCTCGACATCGTGGAAATTCAAGGAAGCTCCGTGTTTAGAAAAAATCGGATTAAATTTAGATCGCGCGATCTGTCAGGCGAACCGATCATTATGAAATCATTTTTCCTGATCTCTACACGGAAGACGCGATATCCCTCGGTGTGTGTGGGTATAAAgtagggctcttactatttctcggatttacggatatccgagTCTTCAGCATCCGAGTAGTCGGATACCCGCAAAGTTTGtattcggatatccggatacttatataatttagattcgagtacccgagtatCAGGATTTATCCGGGTACTCGACTTACTCATTATAAATCGAAGTCCCGATTTGTACccggtttcgaatattttatcataatgatTCGATAAAGCTCTATTTATTTGGATTCTAATTAAACAGAGGAAGTTTAATTAAAGTGATTCAAACAAGAATAGCGAagagtattatattaatattttatttatagttatacatatatagtaagataataacttcctattttggtataaaaagATAAGTTTATTTATAGTTATACACTAGAATAATgtgattaaaacaagaataGCGAAgagttttatattaatattttatttatagttatacatacacactaagataataacttcctattttggtataaaaaaataattttatttatagttaTACATATACACTAGAAtaataacttcctattttggtataaaaaacaagtttatttacatcttgaaaaatttattaatatctttattttcttcttgaAATAATAAAGGTTTGGAAGCCTATTTGCAAAAAATAGTACCGAAGAACATTCGGTTACTGAATTTGAAATGTATTTAAGGGAACAGCAAATTGGGCACAACGTggaccacataatttggtgaAAATTAAGCgaaactaaatttccaaaaatgccttccttaacaaaaaaaaaaaatacctatgTATGCGTACCTGCAACATCAGCAAGTTCGGAGAGGGCCTTCCCTACAGCGGGTAATATTGTAACCACCAAAAAATCATGTTTGTCACCGAAAAATGTAAACAAACTTGTTTCTTTATACCAAAATAGAAGGTTATTATCTTAGTGTGTATGTACagctgtaaataaaatattaatataattcccatcgcatttcttgttttactcactttaattaaactttctctctttaattagaatcgatatagggtaaacttgcctacAGTATAAAGGTGCGAATACCCGATGAGATTTTACCTGAGACTTTTTTGTCACgacacaaaaatctcagcaataactaaacgtaaataatataaatagtcgcgagagatgagatttttgaaaacatatcatgaaacttgtctcgcgAGAGTCTAATTCCACGAAACTAATGacgaaatagttaaaaaaaaaaaagtaaaataatgaaataaacgtcTCGTGAGATTAACGTCTCGTGTGAGACGCGACATTTTTctctcgtcgtggatttgcacctttagtATTATACTACGGAAGGAGGGTGGTTTGGAATTCACGATTTGGCGTCGCGTTTATCGCCCAAACGCTCCATGGTAACGAATTTCATTCGATCGGTGGGGCTTTCGCGGCTAAGCTCACTCGAGGCTTCGGTTACGTTCGTCCCTTAGAGTGAGGCTCGTCCTCGTAGTAAATCGAATTTGGCAGGATGCTGAAATTCCAGGTGATCACCAAGGAGGACCGGAAACTGGCCGCGTCCATCGAGCGGAGGAGGCAGATAGAGGAGGAAAGGAAGCAGCGGATATTCAATACACGTTTCAGGAAAATTGGGGTAAGCGGGAGCAAAGTGTTTCCCTAGTACCTAGACAGCCACGGTTAACCTATCACAGATCGGCCGCGAAAGAATAACGACCCCCTCGCCCGTAATGTTCGCAGATAGACAAGGAATTCTTGGACAAACAGGTCGCGGAAAAGAAGCAGCTGCGCGAGGTGGAGCAGGCCAGGGAATCCGAGCTCGACGAGAATTTGATTCGCGGCAGCAAGCTCGCCTTGCTCCTCGAGAAGCGGCAAGAAGAGGTAAACTGTCAATTACGCGGTCgaagagaaacgaaagaaacAGAAGGAACATAGCTAACCGGATGATTAATCGTCCCTTGCGGTGTCATCGTTAAAGATTCCGACGGTCGTGCAACGGTTATCGTTGTTGCACTCTTCGCGCGCCTTTTTGCCGCGGAGTAAGCATCCTAGGCAGGTATAGGCGGAACTAACGTTATTCGTCCGTTCGACTTTCAGGAGAGGCGAAACATAAATAGAGATATCGAGAATTTCCGACGTCACTGCCAGCGAGCGGAAGATCGTCGTGATTACGATTTATACGATCCAAACGCTCTGAAAAAGGTGGCCCCGATAAGAGACGAAGGTTCCGGGCACAAGTAAATATTGCCGTCGCCGGTCTCCTTTCCCCCGACGGTGGTATTAAACATTCGACCGTCCGATTATGCAGATTCGAGGGCGAGGATGTTAATGGCAAGGGGCGCTCGAAGGCGCAACAGGAGCAGACGAGATGGTGGATCGAGAAGCAAATGGACGAGCGCGTGCAGGCGGAGAGAGATCAGCAGGAAGCCGAGAAAGCTTACCAGGAAGCCGTCATCTCCAGGGACAAGCGCGCCATGGCGTTAGATCAGATGGAACGTGAATGCCGTCGAAGGTTGAACGAAGCCACCGCGAGATTTAATCGA
This portion of the Andrena cerasifolii isolate SP2316 chromosome 9, iyAndCera1_principal, whole genome shotgun sequence genome encodes:
- the LOC143373522 gene encoding RIB43A-like with coiled-coils protein 2 isoform X1 is translated as MTILECNSVRRHGLAAEQVLRFTRNSLAHRPPNTEVITKEDRKLAASIERRRQIEEERKQRIFNTRFRKIGIDKEFLDKQVAEKKQLREVEQARESELDENLIRGSKLALLLEKRQEEERRNINRDIENFRRHCQRAEDRRDYDLYDPNALKKVAPIRDEGSGHKFEGEDVNGKGRSKAQQEQTRWWIEKQMDERVQAERDQQEAEKAYQEAVISRDKRAMALDQMERECRRRLNEATARFNRALAEEQEHRRHCEALQDEEDNKAEIYNHVTGDFLTEAKEQAESTRGPDKPLATRYKGMTADQLRAFRDAQALQMKEIERMKLEEKRRNEDWDRLMNSQAVVADKYQRELDRRRANIQKKVAEENLQLAHQQKSHQEYLNRVLYKNKPTAAYFEQFNRDAR
- the LOC143373522 gene encoding RIB43A-like with coiled-coils protein 2 isoform X2 codes for the protein MLKFQVITKEDRKLAASIERRRQIEEERKQRIFNTRFRKIGIDKEFLDKQVAEKKQLREVEQARESELDENLIRGSKLALLLEKRQEEERRNINRDIENFRRHCQRAEDRRDYDLYDPNALKKVAPIRDEGSGHKFEGEDVNGKGRSKAQQEQTRWWIEKQMDERVQAERDQQEAEKAYQEAVISRDKRAMALDQMERECRRRLNEATARFNRALAEEQEHRRHCEALQDEEDNKAEIYNHVTGDFLTEAKEQAESTRGPDKPLATRYKGMTADQLRAFRDAQALQMKEIERMKLEEKRRNEDWDRLMNSQAVVADKYQRELDRRRANIQKKVAEENLQLAHQQKSHQEYLNRVLYKNKPTAAYFEQFNRDAR